A section of the Oryza sativa Japonica Group chromosome 1, ASM3414082v1 genome encodes:
- the LOC4324656 gene encoding putative disease resistance RPP13-like protein 1 isoform X4, producing the protein MRSRHQRLFLYLCFNQAPVQNEVKDTASKQIEVCKEGWVTDMETFLPAILSDLLGRSISYLVQRYRQQSTVQDDLEKLRLALVRVHVTVEEAEARHITNKAMLRQLDVLREAMYSGYHMLDALTYRAHADGASFSFAPSRLNAAKRLRLLAADEGAAELRRTVDSLGRTIADMREFVVFLKGYPRISTQPYSMHLLLDKLMFGRQKEVEQVVGFLLQPDVCGAGAGAGAGVLHIVGVARVGKSTLVEHVCHDERVRGRFSSIVCLSREDLEDMGDHRALTVKHGSHASHGSSLVVVDLAEDEEPVGDGAWRRLRSSAMCRARGSRIIVTSRSPETVRGIPAARAIELKFLRDDVYWYFFKVLAFGSANPDDHPRLASIAMDISAEQKGGFIGATIASSLMRANPDAHYWTLILKNMREYTRKHRAMFGKHPHDLLRNNHPVYLWRLAESSKIFLCHGFYTACPAKQEIPRVTFQEVLSGRVTPRGRFEVLAWTSQIPPCRSYLMSCSLDTPPGPHRVLDRKKRLRQLVT; encoded by the exons ATGAGATCAAGGCACCAAAGACTCTTCTTATACCTTTGTTTCAATCAAGCACCGGTACAGAATGAAGTGAAGGATACTGCTTCAAAACAAATCGAAGTGTGTAAGGAAG GTTGGGTGACCGACATGGAGACATTCCTGCCAGCGATCTTGAGCGACCTCCTCGGCAGGTCCATCTCTTACCTGGTGCAGCGATACCGGCAGCAGAGCACGGTGCAGGACGACCTCGAGAAGCTGCGCCTCGCGCTGGTCAGGGTGCACGTCAccgtcgaggaggccgaggcgcgGCACATCACCAACAAGGCCATGCTCCGGCAGCTCGACGTGCTCAGGGAGGCCATGTACAGCGGCTACCACATGCTCGACGCCCTCACGTACCGAGCCCACGCGGACGGGGCGTCGTTCTCGTTCGCGCCGTCCAGGCTCAACGCCGCCaagcgcctccgcctcctcgccgccgacgagggcgCCGCGGAGCTGCGCCGCACGGTCGACAGCCTCGGGCGGACGATCGCCGACATGAGGGAGTTCGTCGTCTTCCTCAAGGGCTACCCTCGCATCAGTACTCAGCCTTACAGCATGCACCTGCTCCTCGACAAGCTGATGTTCGGCCGGCAGAAGGAGGTGGAGCAGGTCGTTGGATTCCTGCTGCAGCCGGACGTCTgcggcgctggcgccggcgccggcgccggcgtgctgCACATAGTTGGCGTCGCGAGGGTCGGGAAGAGCACCCTCGTCGAACACGTCTGCCACGACGAGAGGGTCCGCGGCCGATTCTCCTCCATCGTGTGCTTGAGCCGAGAAGACCTTGAGGACATGGGAGACCATCGTGCTCTGACCGTCAAGCACGGCAGCCATGCCTCCCACGGGAgctcgctcgtcgtcgtcgacctagCCGAGGACGAGGAGCCCGTGGGCGACGGGGcatggaggcggctgcggtCGTCGGCGATGTGCAGGGCGCGGGGGAGCAGGATCATCGTGACGAGCAGGTCGCCGGAGACGGTCcgtggcatcccggcggcgcgcgccatCGAGCTCAAGTTCCTCCGCGACGACGTCTACTGGTACTTCTTCAAGGTGCTCGCGTTCGGCAGCGCGAACCCGGACGACCACCCGAGGCTGGCGTCCATCGCCATGGACATCTCCGCGGAGCAGAAGGGCGGCTTCATAGGCGCCACCATCGCCAGCAGCCTGATGAGGGCCAACCCGGACGCGCACTACTGGACCCTCATCCTCAAGAACATGAGGGAGTACACGCGGAAGCACCGCGCCATGTTCGGCAAGCACCCGCACGACCTGCTGCGGAACAACCACCCGGTGTACCTGTGGAGGCTGGCCGAGAGCTCCAAGATCTTCCTGTGCCACGGCTTCTACACCGCGTGCCCCGCCAAGCAGGAGATCCCCAGGGTGACGTTCCAGGAGGTGCTGTCCGGTAGGGTGACGCCCCGCGGGAGGTTCGAGGTCCTGGCGTGGACGTCGCAGATACCCCCTTGCCGGAGCTACCTGATGAGCTGCTCGCTGGACACGCCGCCTGGTCCGCACCGTGTCCTTGATAGGAAGAAGCGTCTTAGGCAGCTGGTTACATGA
- the LOC4324656 gene encoding putative disease resistance RPP13-like protein 1 isoform X3, with product MRRLDCCVASSASRCSFPGFCEASNSQKHVYPIVCIQQSATATLFITLTPAAKKLEIPGESSEDFTLKVPSTFFFSPEGWVTDMETFLPAILSDLLGRSISYLVQRYRQQSTVQDDLEKLRLALVRVHVTVEEAEARHITNKAMLRQLDVLREAMYSGYHMLDALTYRAHADGASFSFAPSRLNAAKRLRLLAADEGAAELRRTVDSLGRTIADMREFVVFLKGYPRISTQPYSMHLLLDKLMFGRQKEVEQVVGFLLQPDVCGAGAGAGAGVLHIVGVARVGKSTLVEHVCHDERVRGRFSSIVCLSREDLEDMGDHRALTVKHGSHASHGSSLVVVDLAEDEEPVGDGAWRRLRSSAMCRARGSRIIVTSRSPETVRGIPAARAIELKFLRDDVYWYFFKVLAFGSANPDDHPRLASIAMDISAEQKGGFIGATIASSLMRANPDAHYWTLILKNMREYTRKHRAMFGKHPHDLLRNNHPVYLWRLAESSKIFLCHGFYTACPAKQEIPRVTFQEVLSGRVTPRGRFEVLAWTSQIPPCRSYLMSCSLDTPPGPHRVLDRKKRLRQLVT from the exons ATGCGCCGCCTGGATTGCTGCGTGGCGAGCTCCGCATCTCGCTGTTCCTTTCCTGGTTTTTGTGAAGCATCGAATAGCCAAAAACATGTGTATCCCATAGTGTGTATTCAGCAATCTGCCACTGCCACACTGTTCATCACACTCACACCTGCAGCCAAAAAGCTTGAGATACCTGGAGAATCCAGTGAGGATTTTACCCTAAAAGTACCGAGCACT TTTTTCTTCTCTCCTGAAGGTTGGGTGACCGACATGGAGACATTCCTGCCAGCGATCTTGAGCGACCTCCTCGGCAGGTCCATCTCTTACCTGGTGCAGCGATACCGGCAGCAGAGCACGGTGCAGGACGACCTCGAGAAGCTGCGCCTCGCGCTGGTCAGGGTGCACGTCAccgtcgaggaggccgaggcgcgGCACATCACCAACAAGGCCATGCTCCGGCAGCTCGACGTGCTCAGGGAGGCCATGTACAGCGGCTACCACATGCTCGACGCCCTCACGTACCGAGCCCACGCGGACGGGGCGTCGTTCTCGTTCGCGCCGTCCAGGCTCAACGCCGCCaagcgcctccgcctcctcgccgccgacgagggcgCCGCGGAGCTGCGCCGCACGGTCGACAGCCTCGGGCGGACGATCGCCGACATGAGGGAGTTCGTCGTCTTCCTCAAGGGCTACCCTCGCATCAGTACTCAGCCTTACAGCATGCACCTGCTCCTCGACAAGCTGATGTTCGGCCGGCAGAAGGAGGTGGAGCAGGTCGTTGGATTCCTGCTGCAGCCGGACGTCTgcggcgctggcgccggcgccggcgccggcgtgctgCACATAGTTGGCGTCGCGAGGGTCGGGAAGAGCACCCTCGTCGAACACGTCTGCCACGACGAGAGGGTCCGCGGCCGATTCTCCTCCATCGTGTGCTTGAGCCGAGAAGACCTTGAGGACATGGGAGACCATCGTGCTCTGACCGTCAAGCACGGCAGCCATGCCTCCCACGGGAgctcgctcgtcgtcgtcgacctagCCGAGGACGAGGAGCCCGTGGGCGACGGGGcatggaggcggctgcggtCGTCGGCGATGTGCAGGGCGCGGGGGAGCAGGATCATCGTGACGAGCAGGTCGCCGGAGACGGTCcgtggcatcccggcggcgcgcgccatCGAGCTCAAGTTCCTCCGCGACGACGTCTACTGGTACTTCTTCAAGGTGCTCGCGTTCGGCAGCGCGAACCCGGACGACCACCCGAGGCTGGCGTCCATCGCCATGGACATCTCCGCGGAGCAGAAGGGCGGCTTCATAGGCGCCACCATCGCCAGCAGCCTGATGAGGGCCAACCCGGACGCGCACTACTGGACCCTCATCCTCAAGAACATGAGGGAGTACACGCGGAAGCACCGCGCCATGTTCGGCAAGCACCCGCACGACCTGCTGCGGAACAACCACCCGGTGTACCTGTGGAGGCTGGCCGAGAGCTCCAAGATCTTCCTGTGCCACGGCTTCTACACCGCGTGCCCCGCCAAGCAGGAGATCCCCAGGGTGACGTTCCAGGAGGTGCTGTCCGGTAGGGTGACGCCCCGCGGGAGGTTCGAGGTCCTGGCGTGGACGTCGCAGATACCCCCTTGCCGGAGCTACCTGATGAGCTGCTCGCTGGACACGCCGCCTGGTCCGCACCGTGTCCTTGATAGGAAGAAGCGTCTTAGGCAGCTGGTTACATGA
- the LOC4324656 gene encoding putative disease resistance RPP13-like protein 1 isoform X5, translating into METFLPAILSDLLGRSISYLVQRYRQQSTVQDDLEKLRLALVRVHVTVEEAEARHITNKAMLRQLDVLREAMYSGYHMLDALTYRAHADGASFSFAPSRLNAAKRLRLLAADEGAAELRRTVDSLGRTIADMREFVVFLKGYPRISTQPYSMHLLLDKLMFGRQKEVEQVVGFLLQPDVCGAGAGAGAGVLHIVGVARVGKSTLVEHVCHDERVRGRFSSIVCLSREDLEDMGDHRALTVKHGSHASHGSSLVVVDLAEDEEPVGDGAWRRLRSSAMCRARGSRIIVTSRSPETVRGIPAARAIELKFLRDDVYWYFFKVLAFGSANPDDHPRLASIAMDISAEQKGGFIGATIASSLMRANPDAHYWTLILKNMREYTRKHRAMFGKHPHDLLRNNHPVYLWRLAESSKIFLCHGFYTACPAKQEIPRVTFQEVLSGRVTPRGRFEVLAWTSQIPPCRSYLMSCSLDTPPGPHRVLDRKKRLRQLVT; encoded by the coding sequence ATGGAGACATTCCTGCCAGCGATCTTGAGCGACCTCCTCGGCAGGTCCATCTCTTACCTGGTGCAGCGATACCGGCAGCAGAGCACGGTGCAGGACGACCTCGAGAAGCTGCGCCTCGCGCTGGTCAGGGTGCACGTCAccgtcgaggaggccgaggcgcgGCACATCACCAACAAGGCCATGCTCCGGCAGCTCGACGTGCTCAGGGAGGCCATGTACAGCGGCTACCACATGCTCGACGCCCTCACGTACCGAGCCCACGCGGACGGGGCGTCGTTCTCGTTCGCGCCGTCCAGGCTCAACGCCGCCaagcgcctccgcctcctcgccgccgacgagggcgCCGCGGAGCTGCGCCGCACGGTCGACAGCCTCGGGCGGACGATCGCCGACATGAGGGAGTTCGTCGTCTTCCTCAAGGGCTACCCTCGCATCAGTACTCAGCCTTACAGCATGCACCTGCTCCTCGACAAGCTGATGTTCGGCCGGCAGAAGGAGGTGGAGCAGGTCGTTGGATTCCTGCTGCAGCCGGACGTCTgcggcgctggcgccggcgccggcgccggcgtgctgCACATAGTTGGCGTCGCGAGGGTCGGGAAGAGCACCCTCGTCGAACACGTCTGCCACGACGAGAGGGTCCGCGGCCGATTCTCCTCCATCGTGTGCTTGAGCCGAGAAGACCTTGAGGACATGGGAGACCATCGTGCTCTGACCGTCAAGCACGGCAGCCATGCCTCCCACGGGAgctcgctcgtcgtcgtcgacctagCCGAGGACGAGGAGCCCGTGGGCGACGGGGcatggaggcggctgcggtCGTCGGCGATGTGCAGGGCGCGGGGGAGCAGGATCATCGTGACGAGCAGGTCGCCGGAGACGGTCcgtggcatcccggcggcgcgcgccatCGAGCTCAAGTTCCTCCGCGACGACGTCTACTGGTACTTCTTCAAGGTGCTCGCGTTCGGCAGCGCGAACCCGGACGACCACCCGAGGCTGGCGTCCATCGCCATGGACATCTCCGCGGAGCAGAAGGGCGGCTTCATAGGCGCCACCATCGCCAGCAGCCTGATGAGGGCCAACCCGGACGCGCACTACTGGACCCTCATCCTCAAGAACATGAGGGAGTACACGCGGAAGCACCGCGCCATGTTCGGCAAGCACCCGCACGACCTGCTGCGGAACAACCACCCGGTGTACCTGTGGAGGCTGGCCGAGAGCTCCAAGATCTTCCTGTGCCACGGCTTCTACACCGCGTGCCCCGCCAAGCAGGAGATCCCCAGGGTGACGTTCCAGGAGGTGCTGTCCGGTAGGGTGACGCCCCGCGGGAGGTTCGAGGTCCTGGCGTGGACGTCGCAGATACCCCCTTGCCGGAGCTACCTGATGAGCTGCTCGCTGGACACGCCGCCTGGTCCGCACCGTGTCCTTGATAGGAAGAAGCGTCTTAGGCAGCTGGTTACATGA
- the LOC4324657 gene encoding putative disease resistance protein RGA3 isoform X1, which produces MDTIFSAVLGDLFSRSISFVIDIYHHHHQGGVEENLQQLHRMLLRIKAVVEEADSRCITNQAMLLQLRMLRDVMFRGYYFVDNFSYVLLENCMFGRHAELERVIKFLLEQHPLCGAKGIDVLPIIGPGKVGKSTLVEHVCRDERVRKCFSTIVFYGPDSIDNGDMVLLPDTRAIKYRNPASGEQSLAIIELVDEMDDETWRRILHSLRGDHITSVSKIIITSRSRKIATFGTTKALQLDFLPKEAFWYLFKTVAFGSTNPEEEPKLASICMEIADLVNGSFMESNVVGSILRSNITAQFWYNFLKRLKYFTDRHFRLLGEHPRDSYKSNRGRTYIWMHKNYYGDGDAATYNLYHANSAGLNNLPMIRMSDMLIGNVKPQKKCEALEWQSSIPPYYSYIVQYGILARQPLMLPKRKRSRALLEELV; this is translated from the exons ATGGACACCATCTTTTCTGCTGTTCTTGGTGATCTTTTTAGCAGGTCCATATCCTTCGTGATTGATATataccatcaccatcaccaggGCGGTGTGGAGGAGAATCTACAGCAGTTACACCGCATGCTGTTGCGAATCAAAGCCGTCGTTGAGGAGGCAGACAGTAGGTGCATCACAAACCAAGCGATGCTGCTGCAACTCAGGATGTTGAGAGATGTCATGTTCAGAGGCTACTATTTCGTTGATAATTTCAG CTATGTGTTGCTGGAAAACTGCATGTTTGGTCGTCATGCAGAACTGGAAAGGGTCATCAAGTTCTTGCTAGAACAACATCCTCTTTGTGGTGCAAAAGGTATTGATGTGCTTCCGATAATTGGACCAGGCAAAGTTGGGAAGAGCACTCTTGTTGAGCATGTCTGCCGTGATGAAAGAGTACGTAAATGCTTCTCTACAATTGTTTTCTATGGCCCGGATAGCATTGATAATGGAGACATGGTGCTTCTTCCAGACACCAGGGCAATCAAATATCGAAATCCTGCCTCAGGCGAACAGTCATTAGCTATCATTGAACTTGTCGATGAGATGGATGATGAAACATGGAGAAGAATATTACACAGCTTGAGAGGAGACCACATAACATCTGTGAGTAAGATCATAATAACGAGTCGATCAAGAAAGATAGCAACTTTTGGAACAACAAAAGCACTCCAATTAGATTTTCTCCCAAAAGAAGCCTTTTGGTATCTGTTCAAGACGGTTGCATTTGGGAGCacaaatcctgaggaggagccGAAGCTAGCATCCATTTGTATGGAGATCGCAGACTTGGTGAATGGATCATTCATGGAATCAAATGTTGTTGGGAGCATACTCAGATCTAATATTACTGCTCAATTCTGGTACAATTTTCTCAAACGCTTGAAATATTTCACTGACAGACATTTCCGTCTGCTAGGTGAACACCCAAGAGACTCATACAAGTCTAACCGTGGGCGTACTTACATATGGATGCATAAAAACTACTATGGTGACGGTGACGCAGCGACATACAATCTTTACCATGCAAATTCTGCAGGACTAAATAATCTACCAATGATACGAATGAGCGATATGCTTATCGGAAATGTTAAGCCTCAGAAGAAATGTGAAGCCCTGGAATGGCAATCCAGCATACCTCCATACTATAGCTATATCGTGCAATACGGGATACTTGCACGGCAGCCGCTTATGCTACCTAAAAGGAAGCGATCCCGGGCGCTCTTAGAGGAGTTAGTTTGA
- the LOC4324657 gene encoding putative disease resistance protein RGA3 isoform X2 gives MLLRIKAVVEEADSRCITNQAMLLQLRMLRDVMFRGYYFVDNFSYVLLENCMFGRHAELERVIKFLLEQHPLCGAKGIDVLPIIGPGKVGKSTLVEHVCRDERVRKCFSTIVFYGPDSIDNGDMVLLPDTRAIKYRNPASGEQSLAIIELVDEMDDETWRRILHSLRGDHITSVSKIIITSRSRKIATFGTTKALQLDFLPKEAFWYLFKTVAFGSTNPEEEPKLASICMEIADLVNGSFMESNVVGSILRSNITAQFWYNFLKRLKYFTDRHFRLLGEHPRDSYKSNRGRTYIWMHKNYYGDGDAATYNLYHANSAGLNNLPMIRMSDMLIGNVKPQKKCEALEWQSSIPPYYSYIVQYGILARQPLMLPKRKRSRALLEELV, from the exons ATGCTGTTGCGAATCAAAGCCGTCGTTGAGGAGGCAGACAGTAGGTGCATCACAAACCAAGCGATGCTGCTGCAACTCAGGATGTTGAGAGATGTCATGTTCAGAGGCTACTATTTCGTTGATAATTTCAG CTATGTGTTGCTGGAAAACTGCATGTTTGGTCGTCATGCAGAACTGGAAAGGGTCATCAAGTTCTTGCTAGAACAACATCCTCTTTGTGGTGCAAAAGGTATTGATGTGCTTCCGATAATTGGACCAGGCAAAGTTGGGAAGAGCACTCTTGTTGAGCATGTCTGCCGTGATGAAAGAGTACGTAAATGCTTCTCTACAATTGTTTTCTATGGCCCGGATAGCATTGATAATGGAGACATGGTGCTTCTTCCAGACACCAGGGCAATCAAATATCGAAATCCTGCCTCAGGCGAACAGTCATTAGCTATCATTGAACTTGTCGATGAGATGGATGATGAAACATGGAGAAGAATATTACACAGCTTGAGAGGAGACCACATAACATCTGTGAGTAAGATCATAATAACGAGTCGATCAAGAAAGATAGCAACTTTTGGAACAACAAAAGCACTCCAATTAGATTTTCTCCCAAAAGAAGCCTTTTGGTATCTGTTCAAGACGGTTGCATTTGGGAGCacaaatcctgaggaggagccGAAGCTAGCATCCATTTGTATGGAGATCGCAGACTTGGTGAATGGATCATTCATGGAATCAAATGTTGTTGGGAGCATACTCAGATCTAATATTACTGCTCAATTCTGGTACAATTTTCTCAAACGCTTGAAATATTTCACTGACAGACATTTCCGTCTGCTAGGTGAACACCCAAGAGACTCATACAAGTCTAACCGTGGGCGTACTTACATATGGATGCATAAAAACTACTATGGTGACGGTGACGCAGCGACATACAATCTTTACCATGCAAATTCTGCAGGACTAAATAATCTACCAATGATACGAATGAGCGATATGCTTATCGGAAATGTTAAGCCTCAGAAGAAATGTGAAGCCCTGGAATGGCAATCCAGCATACCTCCATACTATAGCTATATCGTGCAATACGGGATACTTGCACGGCAGCCGCTTATGCTACCTAAAAGGAAGCGATCCCGGGCGCTCTTAGAGGAGTTAGTTTGA
- the LOC4324657 gene encoding putative disease resistance protein RGA3 isoform X3, whose protein sequence is MLGHLETIVSDTQEFVVLASSYPRITRQPYCSYVLLENCMFGRHAELERVIKFLLEQHPLCGAKGIDVLPIIGPGKVGKSTLVEHVCRDERVRKCFSTIVFYGPDSIDNGDMVLLPDTRAIKYRNPASGEQSLAIIELVDEMDDETWRRILHSLRGDHITSVSKIIITSRSRKIATFGTTKALQLDFLPKEAFWYLFKTVAFGSTNPEEEPKLASICMEIADLVNGSFMESNVVGSILRSNITAQFWYNFLKRLKYFTDRHFRLLGEHPRDSYKSNRGRTYIWMHKNYYGDGDAATYNLYHANSAGLNNLPMIRMSDMLIGNVKPQKKCEALEWQSSIPPYYSYIVQYGILARQPLMLPKRKRSRALLEELV, encoded by the coding sequence ATGCTTGGTCACCTGGAAACCATTGTTTCAGACACGCAAGAGTTTGTTGTGCTTGCGAGCAGCTACCCTCGTATAACTCGCCAACCCTATTGCAGCTATGTGTTGCTGGAAAACTGCATGTTTGGTCGTCATGCAGAACTGGAAAGGGTCATCAAGTTCTTGCTAGAACAACATCCTCTTTGTGGTGCAAAAGGTATTGATGTGCTTCCGATAATTGGACCAGGCAAAGTTGGGAAGAGCACTCTTGTTGAGCATGTCTGCCGTGATGAAAGAGTACGTAAATGCTTCTCTACAATTGTTTTCTATGGCCCGGATAGCATTGATAATGGAGACATGGTGCTTCTTCCAGACACCAGGGCAATCAAATATCGAAATCCTGCCTCAGGCGAACAGTCATTAGCTATCATTGAACTTGTCGATGAGATGGATGATGAAACATGGAGAAGAATATTACACAGCTTGAGAGGAGACCACATAACATCTGTGAGTAAGATCATAATAACGAGTCGATCAAGAAAGATAGCAACTTTTGGAACAACAAAAGCACTCCAATTAGATTTTCTCCCAAAAGAAGCCTTTTGGTATCTGTTCAAGACGGTTGCATTTGGGAGCacaaatcctgaggaggagccGAAGCTAGCATCCATTTGTATGGAGATCGCAGACTTGGTGAATGGATCATTCATGGAATCAAATGTTGTTGGGAGCATACTCAGATCTAATATTACTGCTCAATTCTGGTACAATTTTCTCAAACGCTTGAAATATTTCACTGACAGACATTTCCGTCTGCTAGGTGAACACCCAAGAGACTCATACAAGTCTAACCGTGGGCGTACTTACATATGGATGCATAAAAACTACTATGGTGACGGTGACGCAGCGACATACAATCTTTACCATGCAAATTCTGCAGGACTAAATAATCTACCAATGATACGAATGAGCGATATGCTTATCGGAAATGTTAAGCCTCAGAAGAAATGTGAAGCCCTGGAATGGCAATCCAGCATACCTCCATACTATAGCTATATCGTGCAATACGGGATACTTGCACGGCAGCCGCTTATGCTACCTAAAAGGAAGCGATCCCGGGCGCTCTTAGAGGAGTTAGTTTGA